A window from Heteronotia binoei isolate CCM8104 ecotype False Entrance Well chromosome 15, APGP_CSIRO_Hbin_v1, whole genome shotgun sequence encodes these proteins:
- the LOC132583843 gene encoding uncharacterized protein LOC132583843 isoform X1, with product MSQIVPKNKAPGSDFCGQNTYNYIVRSDLGCFMRSSDFVEGKDIGVFPLHTSCQGGAHYLAHEDDSFYIINRDNYRCVTNLDKGDDAVVYNLHPNCQGGDHYLFAFGYFYIIFQDRGVYRRVSNMNTDENGDEYTLYTSCKNGVYYWGVKDYCCFVKQHEASGIQFVRCASFLENPDTDICRFNESVVPFIPGGLAINKGPAFGKWEAIKIIPNDSDGPKVWENKIIRKVGYNRMKMNGVEQNWKTSMGTSYKPGALAEAIAKYQFSLSVQYGGVGVQTKQEDWSNITEVEEFFHVTLQPKSQMYIWQYQLGFGNEPILFCRDLMFTSDSTPPTTVPLPLSNK from the coding sequence ATGTCTCAAATAGTCCCCAAAAACAAAGCTCCAGGATCTGATTTCTGTGGCCAGAACACTTATAATTACATTGTCCGCTCCGACCTGGGTTGCTTCATGAGGTCAAGTGATTTCGTTGAGGGCAAAGACATAGGAGTGTTTCCCTTGCACACTTCTTGTCAGGGTGGAGCTCACTACTTAGCCCACGAGGATGACTCCTTCTACATCATCAACAGAGATAACTATCGCTGTGTCACTAACCTGGACAAGGGTGATGATGCTGTCGTGTACAACCTTCACCCCAACTGTCAAGGAGGGGATCATTACCTCTTTGCCTTTGGATACTTCTACATTATTTTCCAGGACAGAGGTGTTTACCGCAGAGTCTCGAATATGAATACAGATGAAAATGGGGATGAATATACCCTTTACACAAGTTGCAAGAATGGTGTTTATTACTGGGGTGTTAAGGATTACTGCTGCTTTGTAAAACAGCATGAAGCATCAGGTATTCAGTTCGTTAGGTGCGCTAGCTTCCTTGAAAACCCAGATACTGATATCTGTCGCTTCAATGAAAGTGTGGTCCCCTTTATCCCTGGAGGACTGGCCATTAATAAAGGACCAGCTTTTGGGAAATGGGAGGCAATCAAGATCATCCCCAATGACTCTGATGGTCCCAAAGTATGGGAAAACAAGATCAttaggaaggtgggatataacaGAATGAAGATGAACGGTGTGGAGCAGAACTGGAAAACAAGCATGGGCACCTCATATAAGCCAGGAGCCCTCGCTGAAGCCATTGCCAAGTACCAGTTCTCCCTCTCTGTCCAATATGGGGGGGTAGGTGTCCAGACCAAGCAGGAAGACTGGAGCAACATCACGGAGGTGGAAGAATTTTTTCATGTGACCCTGCAGCCCAAAAGCCAGATGTACATATGGCAATACCAGCTGGGCTTTGGCAATGAGCCTATCTTGTTTTGTCGTGACCTGATGTTTACCAGTGATTCCACTCCACCTACAACTGTCCCTCTGCCCCTTTCAAATAAGTAA